From one Anopheles cruzii chromosome 3, idAnoCruzAS_RS32_06, whole genome shotgun sequence genomic stretch:
- the LOC128271014 gene encoding zinc finger protein with KRAB and SCAN domains 5-like, whose product MQVHPAHSGSGGHHPPPPPAQGPPQSAHPPPPQPIPIVKPEFKVPPIPAHLMDVRGPDGSIVKINMPEHHDPSKPPNNVEMLKVNIEDLSQFLSYHEVFGKLPSDMLTGPSASLVPSSSTNTPTTSAHSNGKSGNHLRNPITGESPFKCSYCAKSFTRKEHLTNHVRQHTGESPYRCPYCGKTFTRKEHLTNHVRLHTGETPYQCTYCGKKFTRKEHLTNHVSVIEFRNQTKRTESVSPVSL is encoded by the exons ATGCAG GTACACCCGGCGCACAGTGGCAGCGGAGGACAccatccgccaccgccaccagcgcagGGCCCGCCGCAGTCCGCccatccgccaccgccgcaaccGATTCCGATCGTGAAGCCGGAGTTTAAGGTGCCACCGATACCGGCGCACCTGATGGACGTGCGCGGTCCGGATGGTTCGATCGTGAAGATCAACATGCCGGAACACCACGATCCGAGCAAGCCGCCTAACAACGTCGAGATGCTGAAGGTGAACATCGAGGATCTCAGTCAGTTTCTGTCGTACCACGAAGTCTTCGGAAAGCTACCCTCCGACATGCTAACGGGACCGTCCGCTAGCCTAGTGCCATCATCGTCCACCAACACGCCGACTACCAGTGCGCACAGCAATGGTAAAT CGGGAAACCATCTCCGTAACCCGATTACGGGCGAATCTCCGTTCAAGTGTAGCTACTGTGCGAAAAGCTTCACCCGGAAGGAGCACCTGACCAACCACGTTCGTCAGCACACCGGTGAATCGCCTTACCGATGTCCGTACTGCGGCAAAACATTCACCCGGAAGGAGCATCTTACCAACCACGTCAG ATTGCACACAGGCGAAACACCCTACCAGTGCACATACTGCGGGAAGAAGTTCACGAGAAAAGAACACCTTACCAATCATGTCAG TGTGATCGAGTTTcgaaatcaaacgaaaagaacCGAAAGCGTCTCACCGGTGTCGCTCTAG